One genomic segment of Arachis duranensis cultivar V14167 chromosome 4, aradu.V14167.gnm2.J7QH, whole genome shotgun sequence includes these proteins:
- the LOC107486077 gene encoding uncharacterized protein LOC107486077, which yields MIVCVAVVGHQNNPLYIQSFTEADDALKLHHIVHCSLDVVDERVNNPKKSGPLLNETFLGLLYPIENFKVYGYLTNTKVKFILVTTDLDVKDADVRNFFRRFHAAYVDAVSNPFHVPGKKITSRTFAERVSTIVKSFGLTSAV from the exons AACAATCCGCTATACATACAGAGTTTCACGGAAGCAGATGATGCTCTCAAGCTGCACCacattgtccattgctccctcGACGTTGTTGATGAACGAG TGAATAATCCCAAGAAATCTGGACCTTTGCTGAATGAGACGTTTCTGGGCTTGCTTTATCCTATTGAAAATTTCAAAGT GTATGGATATCTGACTAATACAAAGGTGAAGTTTATCTTGGTTACGACAGATCTGGATGTTAAAGATGCAGATGTTAGAAAT TTTTTCAGGAGGTTCCATGCTGCTTATGTAGATGCAGTGTCAAACCCATTTCATGTGCCAGGTAAAAAGATAACCTCCAGAACTTTCGCAGAAAGAGTCTCCACAATTGTTAAGTCATTTGGTTTGACTTCAGCTGTGTGA